The Deltaproteobacteria bacterium CG2_30_66_27 genomic interval GAAGCGCCGTGAACCCGGTACTGCGCGAAGGGAACTCGGACCGCAGGGCGCCGTTGGCGGTGAAACAGTATGCGAAAAAGAATCCGCACAAGATGGGCGCGTGGACACCGGACTCGAAATCGCACGTGGCGCATATGACCGGAGGGGACTTTTACGGCAGCGAGAAATCCGTCACCGTGAAAAAAGCGACGAGCATGCGAATCGAATTCGTCGGCGCGGGCGGGAAAACGACCGTGCTGAAACAGAAGCTGGATCTGCTGGACGGGGAAGTGATCGACGCGACGGGGATGAACGTCCGTGCCTTGCGGAAATTCTACGAAGAGCAGATCGAGGACGCGAAAAAGAGCGGCGTTCTTCTGTCTCTTCATCTCAAGGCCACCATGATGAAGATCTCCGATCCGGTGATGTTCGGACACGCCGTTTTCGTATTTTTCAAGGACGTATTCGAGAAGCACGCGGCGGTGTTCAGGGATCTGGGCGTCAACCCGAACATGGGCCTGGGGGATCTGTACGCGAAAATCCGGAAATTGCCCGAGGCGAAACGGGCCGTGATCGAGGCGGACATCCAGGCCGTGTACAAGGCTCGGCCGGCGCTCGCGATGGTCGACTCCGACAAGGGGATCACGAACCTGCACGCGCCGAACCTGGTCATCGTCGACGCGTCGATGCCGGTGGTGGTTCGCGACTCGGGGAGAATGTATGGGCCGGACGGGAAGCTCCACGATACGAAGGCGATGATCCCCGACCGGTGCTACGCGACGACGTACCGGACGATCATCGAGGATTGCAAGAAGAATGGGGCGTTCGATCCCGCGACCATCGGTTCCGTTCCGAACGTGGGATTGATGGCGCAAAAAGCGGAGGAGTACGGTTCTCACGACAAGACGTTCATCGCTCCGGGAAACGGGACGATCCGCGCCGTGGACGCCTCCGGGGCGACCCTGCTGGAGCGGAAGGTGGAAGAAGGGGACATCTTCAGGATGTGCCAGGCGAAAGATATCCCTATCAGGGACTGGGTCAAGCTTGCCGTGAAAAGGGCGCGGGCGACCGGAGCCGTCGCGGTTTTCTGGCTGGACAAGAACCGGGCGCACGATGCCCAGATCATCCTGAAGGTGGAAAGGTATCTGAAGGAACACGACACGAAGGGCCTGGAATTCCATATCCTGGACCCGGTCGAGGCGATGAAATTCACGCTGGTACGGTTCCGGGCCGGGAAGGATACGATCTCCGTTACCGGGAACGCATTGAGGGATTACCTGACCGACCTGTTCCCGATCATCGAAGTGGGTACCAGCGCGAAGATGCTGTCGATCGTACCCCTCCTGGGTGGTGGCGGCATGTTCGAGACGGGAGCCGGCGGTTCGGCGCCCAAACATGTCCAGCAGTTCGTGAAGGAAGGGTACCTGCGGTGGGATTCCCTCGGTGAATTTTCCGCGCTTGCCGCCTCCCTCGAGCATCTGGGGAACGCGTTCAGGAACGAGAAGGCGCTCGTCCTGGCGGAGACGCTGGACCAGGCCATCGCGAAGTTCCTCGACAATAAAAAGTCGCCGGCCCGGAAACTGGGACAGATCGACAACCGGGGAAGTCATTTCTACCTCGCGCTGTATTGGGCGCAGGCGTTGGGCGGGCAGACGAAGGACAAGGATCTGCAGGCGCGCTTCGCCCCGGTGGCGCGGCAGCTCGGAGAGAACGAGGCGAAGATCGCCGGGGATCTGATCGCGGCCCAGGGGAAGCCGATGGATATCGGCGGCTACTACGACCCGGATCCGGCCAAGGCGTCGAAGGCGATGCGTCCCTGCGCGACCTTCAACGCGATCATCGACGCCATCCCGTAACAGATCGCTCTAACAGCTTGTGGGTTGTGGGCAGGGGACACACCTTCCCTTCAGTGGAAGGGGACCCCCTGCCTTTCTCCCGGGTCAGAACCAGGTATGTCCCCTGAAAGCGCCTGCACCTTCAAGTGATTCCCCCCTGCCGTACCTCCCGCCGAGAAAACCCCTCTGTGGCCTGTGTCGCGGTGAAGCTGGATGGACGCCCGCAGAGGCGAGCGCACGGAGCAGCGTACGCAACGGGAGGGTCCGGCGGAGTCGCCGCAGGAGGGGGGGCGCAGTGAGGTAAAGCGCAGCCGTGCAGGTTCATCGCACAGCGAGCCACGAACGGAGCCCCGCCCTCCGAGGCGACGCAGCCTAAGGGGGAGTCCCGGATGCGACCGGGGACGCCCCCTGCGGAGAAGCATGCTCACGGCGGGCGTGTATCTTGTGGGGGTGGTAAAGTGAACCGATGACGCGGACGGATTTGAAGGGGATGACGCTCCCCGAACTGGAGGAGTTTCTCTCCCGGTGGGGGAAGGAGCGGTACCGCGCCCGGCAGCTCTTCCGCTGGATCTATCAGAAGCACGTCGACGACTTCGCGGCGATGACGGACCTGTCGAAGGAGCTCCGGGGGATTCTCGCGGTGTCGTGCCGCGTTTCGGGGTTCCCGGCGGAACGCGTCGAGGTTTCCGCCGACGGGACGGAGAAGTACCTCTTCCGCCTCGACGACGGGGAGGCGGTCGAAAGCGTCCTGATCCCGGACGAGGGACGGCGGACCCTGTGCATCTCCTCCCAGGCGGGGTGTTCGCTCCTGTGCGACTTCTGCGCCACCGGCGCGGCCGGCTTCCGAAGGAACATGACCTCCGCCGAGATCGTCCAGCAGGCCTGTTTCACCTCGAAGCGTCTTGCGGAGCGCGGGGAGCGCCTGTCGAACGTCGTCTTCATGGGGATGGGGGAGCCGCTGCTGAACGTCCCGGAAGTTTCGCGGACGATCGTGATCCTCCTGTCGCAGTTCGCGTTCGGGTTATCCGGCAAGCGGGTCACCGTCTCCACGGCCGGGATCGTTCCGGAGATGCTCCCGCTCGCGCGGGAGCACCCCGTCAGCTTCGCCGTCTCGATCAACGCCACCCGGGAGGATCTTCGCTCGAGTCTGATGCCGGTCAACCGGAAATACCCGCTGGGAGAGGTCGTCGCGGCGATGCGCCGAATCCCGCTGCAGACCGGGCGGAAGGTGACGGCGGAATACGTCCTGCTGGCGGGCGTGAACGATTCTCCCGAGGACGCCCGTGCGCTCTCCCTGCTCTTCCGCGGCGCGAGGATCAAGGTCAACCTCATCCCCTTCAACCCGCACGAAGCGTCGCCGTACCGGGCGCCGGAAGCGGGGGTCGTGGACCGGTTTCGGAACATCCTCATCGCGGGAGGGGTGCAGACGATCACCCGGGAGCGGCGGGGTGCCGACATCCGCGCCGCCTGCGGCCAGCTGCGCACCGAGGCGGGAGGGTCCGGCGGAGTCGCCGCAGGAGGGGGGGCGCAGTGAGGCCGGCCTCCAGGGTTCCGTTCCCGCAGAGCCCGTGCACCGAGAGGATCGATGC includes:
- a CDS encoding 23S rRNA (adenine(2503)-C(2))-methyltransferase, translating into MTRTDLKGMTLPELEEFLSRWGKERYRARQLFRWIYQKHVDDFAAMTDLSKELRGILAVSCRVSGFPAERVEVSADGTEKYLFRLDDGEAVESVLIPDEGRRTLCISSQAGCSLLCDFCATGAAGFRRNMTSAEIVQQACFTSKRLAERGERLSNVVFMGMGEPLLNVPEVSRTIVILLSQFAFGLSGKRVTVSTAGIVPEMLPLAREHPVSFAVSINATREDLRSSLMPVNRKYPLGEVVAAMRRIPLQTGRKVTAEYVLLAGVNDSPEDARALSLLFRGARIKVNLIPFNPHEASPYRAPEAGVVDRFRNILIAGGVQTITRERRGADIRAACGQLRTEAGGSGGVAAGGGAQ
- a CDS encoding isocitrate dehydrogenase (NADP(+)); this translates as MATKTATIIWTKTDEAPALASYSLLPIVQAFTKGTGVSVESRDISLVGRILSNFPENLKENQKIPDFLGQLGALTQKPEANIIKLPNISASIPQLQEAIKELREHGFALPDYPEEPKTDEERKLQARYAKALGSAVNPVLREGNSDRRAPLAVKQYAKKNPHKMGAWTPDSKSHVAHMTGGDFYGSEKSVTVKKATSMRIEFVGAGGKTTVLKQKLDLLDGEVIDATGMNVRALRKFYEEQIEDAKKSGVLLSLHLKATMMKISDPVMFGHAVFVFFKDVFEKHAAVFRDLGVNPNMGLGDLYAKIRKLPEAKRAVIEADIQAVYKARPALAMVDSDKGITNLHAPNLVIVDASMPVVVRDSGRMYGPDGKLHDTKAMIPDRCYATTYRTIIEDCKKNGAFDPATIGSVPNVGLMAQKAEEYGSHDKTFIAPGNGTIRAVDASGATLLERKVEEGDIFRMCQAKDIPIRDWVKLAVKRARATGAVAVFWLDKNRAHDAQIILKVERYLKEHDTKGLEFHILDPVEAMKFTLVRFRAGKDTISVTGNALRDYLTDLFPIIEVGTSAKMLSIVPLLGGGGMFETGAGGSAPKHVQQFVKEGYLRWDSLGEFSALAASLEHLGNAFRNEKALVLAETLDQAIAKFLDNKKSPARKLGQIDNRGSHFYLALYWAQALGGQTKDKDLQARFAPVARQLGENEAKIAGDLIAAQGKPMDIGGYYDPDPAKASKAMRPCATFNAIIDAIP